A segment of the Leptospiraceae bacterium genome:
TCGGATTTTCCCTTTGTCTTTTCGGATTTCTAATTCACCATTATCAATCACCGCCAAACCCGCAGAATCGTATCCTCGATATTCTAAACGTATTAACCCCACGATCAAAACAGAATTAACCGACTTATTACCCACATAACCAATAATGCCACACATATGAATTCACATTTTTTTTCTTTTGATTGAACTCAAGAAAATAAAAACTTATTTGAAAAAAAATATTTACAAACATAACATGAGTAGTTTTTAAGATACATTGTGTTTAATCTTTCTTTTGGAGTTCTTTTATTTTTTCTTTTACTTCGTTGGTGAGGTGTAATTTAGAATATTTTTTTAGGTTTCGTTTTGCAAACCATCCTGAGTTTACTTCTACAGCATACATTATTGGTTCTGAAGGAGTGTAGGTTTTTTCTGTATTGGGTTTCATAGTTTGAACTTCTGTAAGAAATCCTTCTTTATCGAAAAAACCAATATCCAAAGGGATAAAAGTGTTTTTCATCCAAAAGGAATGATAATCTTCGTAAGGAAATACAAACAACATCCCTTCGTTTTCGTGCAAATGATTTCGATACATCAAACCTTTTTGTCTTTGTTCTTGAGTTACAGCTAATTCTACCAAAAGAGAATGTTCATTGATTTTGATTTCATATTTTTTTGAAAACCCCCATGAACAAGAAACAAAAATCAATATAACCACATAAGCTCTCATACACAAGAAATAAAAATGCTAATTCTTTTGTAAATGATTCTTTTTTATAGAAATGCTTGCTTAAGGAAGCTGCATTGATTATAATGAAAATTTATAAGTTTTTTTTACTAATTTAATTAAGTCATGTTCAACAGAAAACTTTATTTATTTTTTTAAAACAGAAAAAAGTATTTTTTTCTTGCATGAAAGATAGATTGATTAGAATCGATTATCATGGAGCAAAGACAAATACTGCCAACGAGTGTAGAACGT
Coding sequences within it:
- a CDS encoding DUF192 domain-containing protein, which produces MRAYVVILIFVSCSWGFSKKYEIKINEHSLLVELAVTQEQRQKGLMYRNHLHENEGMLFVFPYEDYHSFWMKNTFIPLDIGFFDKEGFLTEVQTMKPNTEKTYTPSEPIMYAVEVNSGWFAKRNLKKYSKLHLTNEVKEKIKELQKKD